One genomic segment of Plasmodium vinckei vinckei genome assembly, chromosome: PVVCY_03 includes these proteins:
- a CDS encoding asparagine--tRNA ligase, putative, giving the protein MAIEVDEETLKIAKEFQKKNEEDIKIKKLKPETVKVNDPSSNLLKINEAACRGRIKISNLLNIPISENEYNNKDKMEKNKYIDQLVVVCGWSKAVRKQGGGRFCFVNLNDGSCHLNLQIIVNQNIDNYDKLLKCGIGCCFRFTGTLILSPVQNTEKKGLLNENVELTLTDNSIHSFEIYGENLDPQKYPLSKKNHGKEFLREVAHLRPRSYFISSVMRIRNALMVSTHLFFQSRGFICIHTPLITASDCEGGGEMFTVTTLLNETGDISAIPKTKKKTNNNQTVKREDQSVNESGPASINNTNEYVIDYKKDFFSKQAFLTVSGQLSLENLCSSMGDVYTFGPTFRAESSHTSRHLAEFWMIEPEMAFADIYDNMEVAEAYIKYCIRYVLDNHFHDIYYFEENVEKGLIDRLKNILNEDFAKITYTNAIDLLTKYSNNFDVPVKWGMDLQSEHERFIAEQIFKKPVIVYNYPKDLKAFYMKLNEDQKTVAAMDVLVPKIGEVVGGSQREDNLELLDKMIVEKKLNIESYWWYRQLRKFGTHPHSGFGLGFERLIMLVTGVDNIKDTIPFPRYHGHAEF; this is encoded by the coding sequence atggcTATCGAAGTTGATGAAGAAACACTGAAAATTGCCAAGGAgttccaaaaaaaaaatgaagaagatataaaaataaaaaaattaaaaccaGAAACTGTAAAGGTAAATGACCCAAgttcaaatttattaaaaataaatgaagcAGCATGTAGAggaagaataaaaatatccaATCTTTTAAATATCCCAATAAgtgaaaatgaatataataataaagataaaatggaaaaaaataaatatattgatcAATTAGTAGTTGTTTGTGGATGGAGTAAAGCTGTTAGGAAACAAGGTGGTGGTAGATTCTGTTTTGTAAACTTAAATGATGGTTCAtgtcatttaaatttacaaataattgtaaatcaaaatatagataattatgataaattattaaaatgtgGTATTGGATGTTGTTTTAGATTTACTGGtactttaattttatcacCTGTACAAAAtactgaaaaaaaaggactattaaatgaaaatgttgAATTAACATTAACAGATAATTCTATACATAgttttgaaatatatggAGAAAATTTAGATCCTCAAAAATATCCactttcaaaaaaaaaccatGGAAAAGAATTTTTAAGGGAAGTAGCACATCTAAGACCTCGTAGTTATTTTATAAGTTCTGTTATGAGAATCAGAAATGCATTAATGGTATCTACacatcttttttttcaaagtagaggatttatatgtatacatacTCCTTTAATAACTGCTTCAGATTGTGAAGGAGGTGGTGAAATGTTTACTGTAACAACACTTTTAAATGAAACAGGTGACATCAGTGCAATCcctaaaacaaaaaaaaaaacaaacaacAATCAAACAGTAAAAAGAGAAGATCAATCTGTAAATGAATCAGGACCAGCATCAATAAATAACACAAATGAATATGTGAttgattataaaaaagactTTTTTAGTAAACAAGCATTTTTAACAGTCAGTGGGCAATTGTCTCTTGAAAACTTATGCTCATCTATGGGAGATGTATATACATTCGGACCCACTTTTAGAGCCGAAAGTTCACATACATCAAGACATTTAGCAGAGTTTTGGATGATTGAACCTGAAATGGCATTTGctgatatatatgataatatgGAAGTTGCTGAagcatatattaaatattgtatTCGATATGTTTTAGATAATCATTTtcatgatatatattactttGAAGAAAATGTTGAAAAAGGATTAATAGATagattgaaaaatattttaaatgaagATTTTGCAAAAATCACTTATACAAATGCTATAgatttattaacaaaatattcTAACAATTTTGATGTACCAGTAAAATGGGGTATGGATTTACAATCAGAACATGAAAGATTTATTGCCgaacaaatttttaaaaaaccagttattgtatataattatccAAAAGATTTAAAAGCTTTCTATatgaaattaaatgaaGATCAAAAAACTGTTGCTGCTATGGATGTACTTGTCCCAAAAATCGGAGAAGTTGTTGGCGGATCACAAAGAGAAGATAATTTAGAATTATTAGATAAAATGatagttgaaaaaaaattaaatattgaaaGTTATTGGTGGTATAGACAATTAAGAAAATTTGGAACACATCCACATTCTGGATTCGGTTTAGGATTCGAAAGACTAATTATGCTTGTTACTGGTgttgataatattaaagaTACAATTCCTTTCCCAAGATACCATGGACATGCCGAATTTTAG